In Trichocoleus desertorum ATA4-8-CV12, a single genomic region encodes these proteins:
- a CDS encoding FkbM family methyltransferase — MITTLKNVLRPYKRKAAALYHKVVPKQPDGYRPSYSQEGEDMILARIFENRKSGFFVDIGAFHPQCLSNTYYFYLQGWQGINLDAMPGSMAAFNQLRPKDINLEIPISDSKQVLTYYSFNLSNFNGFSKELSAERDGITVGDGTEVKVVSETELETSTLAEVLDQYLPNTQSIDFINVDVEGLDYQVLKSNDWQKYRPKVVLVEDLDITSINRNTSSAIANFMYSQGYDLYAKTVYTLIFKQQDFKV, encoded by the coding sequence ATGATCACAACCTTAAAGAATGTTTTGAGACCTTATAAACGTAAAGCAGCTGCCCTTTATCACAAGGTGGTTCCCAAGCAGCCGGATGGCTATAGGCCGTCTTATTCACAAGAGGGAGAAGATATGATCCTGGCTCGTATCTTTGAAAACCGAAAAAGTGGCTTTTTTGTAGATATTGGTGCATTTCATCCACAATGCTTGTCCAATACATACTATTTTTATCTTCAGGGTTGGCAAGGCATAAACCTTGATGCTATGCCAGGTAGTATGGCAGCCTTTAACCAACTGAGACCAAAAGATATTAATTTAGAAATTCCAATTTCGGATAGTAAACAAGTTTTGACTTATTACAGTTTTAATTTGTCCAATTTTAATGGATTTTCTAAAGAGCTCTCTGCTGAAAGAGATGGAATTACAGTTGGAGATGGTACAGAAGTAAAAGTTGTTTCTGAAACAGAACTGGAAACATCTACCTTGGCTGAAGTTTTAGATCAATATTTGCCTAATACCCAAAGTATAGATTTTATAAATGTTGATGTAGAAGGCTTAGATTATCAAGTTTTGAAGTCTAACGATTGGCAGAAATACAGACCAAAAGTTGTATTAGTTGAGGACTTAGATATAACGTCAATTAATCGAAACACCTCATCTGCGATCGCCAACTTCATGTATAGCCAAGGCTATGATCTCTACGCAAAAACTGTTTACACTCTAATCTTTAAGCAGCAGGATTTTAAGGTTTAG
- a CDS encoding ABC transporter ATP-binding protein/permease → MQLKLPAFLRHLLKATSFWKENELILREFQYFPQIAILAVVFSLLSAAFEGFGLGFLLAFLQNLVNPNAEPFRTGINWFDIWVLGVNTSETSRLFRVSGLILLSTWLRAGFNYLTYVYTEMAQMHLVNRLHKRIFEQWQALSLSYFSKSHSGELLNSITGEIGRLRQVFNLTAFIMTKGLTLLVYVVIIFRISWQLSVTSVLLFVLLGVGLSTLNKRVREASFPVSEANGKFTSVAMEFINGIRTVQAFATQDFERKRFYRASDEIVDAGTKAVIGWAIVRPLAEGLATTILVGMIIVALTVFVANGTMQTASLLTFLFILFRLVPAVHEINGNRAMISSFRGSLDNIKELLRTDNKPYLSNGVREFTGLKKAIELVSVDFGYESAQLVLQNVTLAIKRGEMTALVGASGAGKTTLVDLLPRFYDPTQGKVLVDGVDLREFELNSVRRHIAVVSQDTFIFNTSIRNNIAYGLENVDEAAIWEAAKFANALEFIQEMPAGFDTQLGDRGVRLSGGQRQRLAIARALLRNPEILILDEATSALDSLSERLIQESLEKLSTGRTVIAIAHRLSTIVRANKVVVLEQGRIVEQGTYQELLEQRGKLWKYHQMQYEMGQVG, encoded by the coding sequence ATGCAGTTAAAGCTTCCAGCATTTCTTCGTCACCTGTTAAAAGCAACGAGCTTTTGGAAAGAGAACGAGTTAATTCTCCGGGAGTTTCAATACTTTCCACAAATCGCAATTTTAGCTGTCGTCTTCTCGCTCTTATCGGCAGCCTTTGAGGGATTCGGGCTAGGCTTCTTGTTGGCATTCTTGCAGAATTTAGTCAACCCCAATGCTGAGCCGTTCAGAACAGGAATTAACTGGTTTGATATCTGGGTTTTAGGAGTTAACACATCGGAAACAAGCCGCCTGTTTCGGGTCTCTGGCCTAATCTTATTGTCAACTTGGCTGCGGGCAGGATTTAACTATCTGACCTATGTCTATACAGAAATGGCTCAAATGCATCTGGTCAATCGCTTACACAAGCGCATTTTTGAACAGTGGCAAGCTTTGAGTTTGAGCTATTTCAGCAAGTCTCATTCTGGTGAACTGCTGAATAGCATTACCGGAGAGATTGGTCGGCTCAGACAAGTGTTTAACCTGACTGCCTTCATTATGACTAAAGGCTTGACGCTTTTAGTCTATGTGGTAATCATCTTCCGCATTTCTTGGCAACTCTCCGTCACCTCAGTACTGTTATTTGTTTTGCTAGGTGTAGGACTCTCGACATTAAATAAGCGAGTTCGAGAAGCGAGTTTTCCAGTTTCCGAAGCCAACGGTAAATTTACATCTGTAGCGATGGAATTTATTAATGGAATTCGCACGGTTCAAGCTTTTGCAACTCAAGATTTTGAGCGTAAACGCTTCTATCGAGCCAGTGATGAAATTGTGGACGCGGGAACCAAAGCGGTCATCGGCTGGGCGATCGTACGGCCTTTAGCAGAAGGTTTGGCCACCACCATTTTGGTTGGCATGATCATCGTGGCTCTGACTGTATTTGTCGCCAATGGCACAATGCAAACAGCTTCTTTGCTCACCTTTCTATTTATCTTGTTTCGTCTAGTACCCGCAGTTCATGAAATTAATGGTAACCGTGCCATGATCAGTAGCTTCCGAGGTTCCCTAGACAATATTAAGGAGCTTCTACGGACTGATAACAAACCATATTTATCTAATGGAGTTCGAGAGTTCACTGGACTCAAGAAGGCGATCGAACTAGTTTCTGTTGACTTTGGTTATGAGTCTGCTCAGTTAGTGCTTCAGAATGTGACGCTGGCGATTAAGCGAGGAGAAATGACCGCCTTAGTCGGGGCCTCAGGTGCTGGAAAAACTACACTGGTTGACTTGTTACCTCGTTTTTATGATCCTACCCAAGGCAAAGTCTTGGTCGATGGTGTAGATCTGCGAGAGTTTGAGCTTAACTCAGTGCGCCGTCATATCGCGGTAGTGAGTCAAGATACGTTTATCTTCAACACTTCTATCCGTAACAACATTGCCTACGGTTTAGAGAATGTGGATGAAGCAGCAATTTGGGAAGCGGCTAAATTTGCCAATGCTCTAGAGTTTATTCAAGAGATGCCAGCAGGCTTTGATACCCAACTAGGCGATCGCGGAGTGCGTCTCTCTGGTGGTCAACGACAAAGGCTAGCGATCGCACGGGCACTCCTCCGCAACCCAGAAATTTTGATTTTGGATGAAGCTACGAGTGCGCTTGACTCGCTTTCAGAGCGCTTGATTCAGGAGTCTTTAGAGAAACTATCTACAGGTCGCACGGTAATTGCGATCGCGCATAGACTCTCGACCATTGTTCGGGCTAACAAAGTCGTAGTCTTGGAACAAGGAAGGATTGTAGAACAGGGCACTTACCAAGAATTGCTAGAACAACGCGGCAAGCTCTGGAAATATCACCAAATGCAATATGAGATGGGCCAAGTAGGGTAG
- a CDS encoding glycosyltransferase family 4 protein: protein MHVIALENELSSRRGGQELNLLEICHGLFQRGHRISLVYIKEGDLLEKYQSFCSSLTKVNSYGFDRRKLKETLTFISGLNSIREIPIEQDTVVFSNDYYSSFFGCLLSSFRSLPFVCYLQLPPLEFNYQRRIALKRVNQFVAVSDQTKNDWLQEGIAKEKIDVVYNGTDLMKFRPVANSLALREEQDIAEDVKVIGYVGRIDKPKGLEVLIKASALLADRGVNIKLLIAGKPLIHFNPEIGDLCSESGEQYLQSLKQLAKDLGIEQRVSFLGHLTNTATLYQTSDVTVVPSLWSEPFGRVVIESMACGTPVVASQIGGIPEILTGEFQAQLFEPGNAQELAKVLQQNLDWKEKDPQLGQRCREHMASRFSLDSMVNGIEAVLLKTMNQQILPKQKIAV, encoded by the coding sequence ATGCATGTGATTGCTCTAGAAAATGAACTTTCTTCCCGTCGAGGTGGGCAAGAATTAAACTTGCTTGAGATTTGTCACGGTTTATTTCAGCGAGGTCATCGTATTAGCCTGGTTTACATCAAAGAGGGGGATCTATTAGAGAAATATCAATCTTTTTGCAGTTCTCTAACTAAGGTCAATAGCTATGGTTTTGATCGACGAAAACTCAAAGAAACTCTTACTTTCATTTCTGGCTTAAACAGTATTCGAGAGATTCCCATAGAGCAAGATACTGTTGTCTTCAGCAATGACTACTATTCTAGTTTTTTCGGCTGTCTACTCTCTAGCTTTAGATCACTCCCTTTTGTTTGCTATCTGCAACTCCCCCCGCTGGAATTTAATTATCAAAGGCGCATTGCTTTGAAGCGAGTTAATCAGTTTGTCGCAGTTTCAGACCAAACTAAGAATGATTGGCTTCAGGAGGGGATTGCCAAGGAAAAAATTGACGTCGTCTATAACGGCACTGACTTGATGAAGTTTAGACCTGTTGCTAATAGCTTAGCTTTGAGAGAGGAGCAAGATATTGCTGAAGATGTCAAAGTTATTGGCTATGTCGGCAGAATAGATAAACCTAAAGGTTTAGAAGTTTTGATTAAAGCATCTGCTCTACTGGCGGATCGAGGAGTCAATATCAAGCTATTAATTGCAGGCAAACCATTAATTCACTTTAATCCTGAAATTGGAGACCTTTGTTCTGAGTCGGGAGAGCAATATCTACAGTCTCTGAAGCAACTAGCGAAAGATTTGGGTATAGAACAGCGGGTTAGCTTTTTAGGACACTTAACCAATACTGCAACTTTGTATCAAACCAGTGATGTCACTGTTGTTCCGAGCTTGTGGTCAGAACCTTTCGGCAGAGTTGTGATTGAGTCAATGGCCTGTGGAACTCCTGTGGTGGCGAGTCAAATCGGAGGGATTCCAGAAATTTTGACGGGAGAATTCCAAGCTCAACTTTTCGAACCTGGGAATGCTCAAGAGTTAGCCAAAGTATTACAGCAAAACTTGGATTGGAAAGAGAAAGATCCCCAGTTGGGTCAGAGATGCCGCGAACATATGGCGAGTAGATTTAGCTTAGATAGCATGGTGAATGGGATTGAAGCAGTGTTGCTCAAGACTATGAATCAACAAATTTTACCTAAGCAAAAAATCGCTGTCTAA
- a CDS encoding glycosyltransferase family 4 protein: MVLRLGYLTTYDALDESSWPKELFGLFGAGHHLAKNLESESVLLDYLGPLDQKENRLITTFKKKFYYKVLKRVYESWAEPLVLQEYASKVSRKLSEFNSDIVLCPENALPFSYLDCKQPIVLWTDATFQWVINAYPTFKNLCNETRRNICALEKASLERCERVVFLSEWAAQTAIQTYGIAESKIRIIPWGANIKCDRTHEDIKNIVDARAAQPCKLLFIGLEWFRKGGDVALEVAKELNRRGLKTELLLVGCQPITTEPLPDFVKTIGFVDKYTEKGLQQLNQLFCESHFLILPSRAETFGHVLCEANSFGVPCLASKVGGMTTVIRDGFNGKTFALDAEISEYCTYVISLMTKYEEYKQLAYSSFNEYQSRLNWKAAAQSMKQLLTEVA; encoded by the coding sequence ATGGTGTTACGACTGGGCTATCTAACTACCTATGATGCTTTAGATGAGTCGAGTTGGCCGAAAGAGCTATTTGGCCTTTTTGGCGCAGGTCATCATCTAGCAAAGAATTTAGAAAGTGAATCAGTCTTGCTGGATTACCTAGGTCCTTTAGATCAAAAGGAAAATAGGCTCATTACTACTTTTAAGAAAAAGTTTTATTACAAAGTTCTTAAAAGAGTTTATGAAAGTTGGGCAGAGCCATTAGTCCTGCAAGAGTATGCGTCCAAAGTTTCTAGAAAGCTCTCTGAATTCAACTCGGATATAGTGCTATGTCCAGAAAATGCTTTGCCATTCTCCTACCTAGACTGCAAACAACCCATTGTTCTTTGGACAGATGCAACATTTCAATGGGTGATTAATGCCTATCCTACATTTAAGAATCTTTGTAATGAGACCAGAAGAAATATCTGTGCGCTAGAAAAAGCATCATTAGAACGATGTGAAAGAGTAGTGTTTTTATCGGAGTGGGCCGCTCAAACTGCGATCCAAACCTATGGAATTGCAGAGTCTAAGATTAGGATTATTCCTTGGGGGGCAAACATCAAGTGTGATAGAACCCATGAAGATATCAAAAATATCGTTGATGCTAGGGCAGCTCAACCTTGTAAGTTATTGTTTATCGGTCTTGAGTGGTTTCGTAAAGGCGGAGATGTTGCCCTTGAAGTTGCCAAGGAATTAAATAGGAGGGGATTAAAGACCGAGCTGCTTCTGGTCGGATGCCAACCCATTACAACTGAACCTCTACCTGATTTTGTAAAAACAATTGGTTTTGTTGACAAATATACAGAAAAAGGATTGCAACAACTCAACCAGCTATTCTGTGAATCTCATTTCTTGATTTTGCCATCTAGAGCAGAAACATTTGGTCACGTTCTTTGTGAAGCAAATTCTTTTGGAGTTCCTTGTTTGGCATCAAAAGTGGGAGGGATGACCACTGTAATTAGGGATGGCTTTAATGGAAAAACCTTTGCCCTAGATGCGGAGATTTCAGAATATTGCACCTATGTAATCTCTCTCATGACGAAATACGAGGAGTATAAACAGCTTGCTTACTCCTCATTCAATGAGTATCAATCTCGCTTGAACTGGAAAGCTGCTGCCCAGTCGATGAAGCAGTTGTTAACGGAAGTGGCATAG